A stretch of the Colias croceus chromosome 13, ilColCroc2.1 genome encodes the following:
- the LOC123696811 gene encoding uncharacterized protein LOC123696811: MKYIYSEDKCKALQDIVDSFQQCSSDHEMALSRIAKLECSLMEVQEDNPKRQCNTPSSLHDELVECGQLSGSVNFKKINFSSHKKLKKYLRLSKFIKRTQSIVRKSSFKNVVQLEKVNKNLVQELDKYHRDLEYYKILYDVETNELKEKIDSLSQMLNDVNQKYSAAQMQINEHIQQADDLIKLSNENMDRFESLTNKYVCQCSKSDNEQTSPHKLDCTDIHSVKPVTTISTSKTKHLSEQEIIVLSDSIGQGFGAMLNNLGLKVTNICTPNSSFNYIIKSLDHFSFNKNNIVIILYGDSLNIKNKDIDVGFQKMLEISSQTKCKFMLCTLPYLPGLTQEQNRLIHNMNLKLYNVTNHHRDAFLYFDINLCIKSFTLTKNTVYLPSRYKRELAMLIAYNINQSGTCLLSDPGSTIILCSSNNNYIHQPCVDRKSSPKLDLN; encoded by the exons atgaaatacatttatagTGAAGACAAGTGCAAAGCCCTCCAAGACATTGTGGACAGCTTCCAGCAGTGCTCTAGTGACCATGAGATGGCTCTTAGCCGTATCGCTAAGTTGGAATGTAGCCTAATGGAAGTGCAAGAGGACAATCCCAAGCGGCAATGCAACACACCAAGTAGTCTTCATGATGAATTAGTTGAATGTGGACAGTTAAGTGGCTctgtaaactttaaaaaaatcaatttctcTTCACATAAGAAGTTGAAAAAATACCTTAGATTAAGTAAGTTTATCAAGCGTACCCAATCAATTGTTAGAAagagttcttttaaaaatgtagttcAATTAGAGAAAGTCAATAAAAATCTGGTTCAAGAGTTAGACAAATATCATAGGGatctagaatattataaaatcttgtaTGATGTAGAAACAAATGAA TTAAAGGAGAAGATAGACTCTTTAAGtcaaatgttaaatgatgTCAACCAGAAGTATTCTGCTGCCCAAATGCAAATAAACGAGCATATACAACAGGCAGATGACTTAATTAAGTTGagtaatgaaaatatggaTCGCTTTGAGTCGCTgaccaataaatatgtatgtcagTGTTCAAAAAGTGACAATGAGCAAACGTCGCCCCATAAGCTTGACTGCACAGACATACATAGTGTTAAACCCGTGACAACAATTTCAACTAGTAAAACTAAACACCTTTCCGAGCAggaaattattgtgttgtcaGATAGTATTGGTCAGGGTTTTGGCGCTATGCTCAACAATTTAGGGCTTAAAGTCACTAATATTTGCACTCCTAAcagttcatttaattatataatcaaaTCACTTGATCATTTTagctttaataagaataatattgtaattatactatatggagatagtttaaatataaaaaataaggatattgatgtaggatttcaaaaaatgttggAAATTAGTAGTCagactaaatgtaaatttatgttgtgtacatTGCCGTACCTACCTGGTTTGACACAAGaacaaaatagattaattcataatatgaatttaaaattgtataatgtaacaaATCATCATCGTGATGCATTTCTTTACTTTGACattaatttgtgtattaaatcttttacttTGACAAAGAATACAGTGTATCTGCCATCTAGATATAAGCGAGAACttgctatgttaatagcatataatattaaccagtCTGGTACATGTTTGTTATCAGACCCTGgatctactataattttatgtagtagtaataataattatatacaccaACCTTGTGTTGACAGAAAATCTAGCcctaagctagatttaaactag
- the LOC123696812 gene encoding 3-ketodihydrosphingosine reductase, giving the protein MFLIICSVLLVVLCIFLLVLHFSLESKIVYKDLNHKHVVVTGGSSGIGKAVAIEAAKLGANVTIIGRDVNKLTTVVNEISIDHVIRKDQKIQYASLDVTSDYDSIKKCLSELEEKISPIFMLINCAGMCICGQFEKMKVEDIKQMIDLNYFGTAYPTRYVLEGMKERNEGLIVFVSTEAALLGIYGYSAYGAAKWAVRGLAESVFMELVGTNVRLTLAFPPDTDTPGFKCEELTKPKETKLISGSGGLHSPSEVGKKMIQDALRGKTYSVFGFTGHILSLLYCGTIDSVGQVLLQLFSMGILRAIFVVIILSFHKIVKDGVKEKFNEQKQKVQ; this is encoded by the exons atgtttttaattatatgtagTGTTCTTCTtgttgtattatgtatatttctaTTAGTGTTACATTTTTCTTTAGAGAGCAAAATAGTTTACAAGGACTTAAATCACAAACATGTTGTGGTTACCGGCGGGTCTAGTGGAATTGGCAAAGCGGTTGCTATAGAGGCCGCAAAATTAGGAGCGAATGTAACAATCATCGGTCGAGATGTTAACAAGCTTACTACGGTGGTAAATGAAATATCAATTGATCATGTTATTCGAAAAGatcaaaaaatacaatacGCATCATTGGATGTTACATCTGATTAcgattctataaaaaaatgcctTTCCGAGTTAGAAGAAAAAATTAGCCCCATATTTATGCTTATCAATTGTGCTGGAATGTGCATTTGCGGACAGTTTGAGAAAATGAAAGTAGaagatataaaacaaatgatcGATCTCAATTATTTTGGAACAGCTTACCCAACTAGATACGTATTAGAAGGAATGAAAGAACGAAATGAAGGGTTGATAGTTTTCGTTTCCACAGAAGCAGCACTTTTGG GTATTTATGGGTATAGCGCATACGGTGCAGCTAAGTGGGCAGTAAGAGGTCTCGCAGAATCAGTATTCATGGAATTAGTTGGAACAAATGTTCGACTCACACTAGCTTTTCCACCTGACACAGACACACCTGGCTTCAAATGTGAAGAACTTACTAAACCTAAGGAGACAAAACTAATATCTGGTTCAGGGGGACTCCATAGTCCTTCTGAAGTTGGAAAGAAAATGATTCAAGATGCTTTG cgTGGAAAAACATACTCAGTTTTTGGATTCACCGGTCATATACTTTCTCTTTTATACTGTGGAACAATAGACAGTGTGGGCCAAGTATTACTTCAATTATTTAGTATGGGGATTTTAAGAgctatttttgttgttataatattgtccttccataaaattgttaaagatggtgtaaaagaaaaatttaatgaacAAAAACAGAAGGtgcaataa
- the LOC123696856 gene encoding uncharacterized protein LOC123696856: protein MIQNIPFIYFLISVISGERWYPASSEPSANNLKVEYPRKMPLFEVNYSRAIFNKIEKSPKYTGKNNKNTQDRSVSHKIEDYLLLNQWRVRNTTDTTLLNTTAGLKQFRHKRKISNRRCKIGQNLEHVGAYSNKTAQSRFLEVFEVVEFDHIPCTSINGLEGTCLHEYDCNKTGGKNMGICADGYGTCCIVQFGCDTESAAPSGWFTNSEFPLPNTDRLSCTVTLHKSSVEIQQIRLDFLNFEVLPPTAGNCEQDQFIVTGQNVNNVIPILCGINTGQHVYIEVGNIKGPVSLSFQTVTAESRLFSVKVTQITTNHDLSAPAGCLQYFRGNQGHLESFNYRDRYEIAVGNTPSYLNNLNYAMCIERQPDACSVTYTNVGKMQILNYDTDGLPIIPPRQAGVEIFNCPSDWLLISAVRLCGERLNDGSVLQDFSLDAPVTDDGVGPIVVWFRSDSVYAGRGFKLQFQQNSCSIPS from the exons atgaTTCAAAATATTCCATTTATATACTTTCTGATATCAGTAATTAGTGGTGAGCGATGGTACCCTGCATCATCGGAACCTAGTGCTAACAATTTAAAAGTTGAATATCCAAGAAAAATGCCTTTATTTGAAGTAAATTATAGTAGAgcaatattcaataaaatcgAAAAATCTCCGAAATATAcaggcaaaaataataaaaatactcaaGATAGGAGTGTAAGTCATAAAATTGAAGACTATCTATTATTGAATCAATGGAGAGTAAGAAATACAACTGATACAACATTACTAAACACCACAGCAGGTCTCAAACAGTTTCGTCATAAGCGAAAGATATCTAACAGGAGGTGTAAAATAGGACAGAATTTGGAGCATGTTGGCGCATATTCGAATAAAACAGCACAGAGTCGATTCTTAGAAGTTTTTGAAGTAGTAGAGTTTGATCATATACCCTGCACATCTATCAATGGATTGGAGGGAACTTGCCTTCATGAATATGACTGTAATAAGACAGGTGGGAAAAATATGGGTATCTGCGCTGATGGATATGGAACTTGCTGTATAG TTCAATTTGGATGCGACACGGAATCCGCGGCGCCGTCTGGATGGTTTACTAACTCCGAGTTTCCTTTGCCAAATACCGATCGATTATCATGTacagtcacattacataaatcGTCAGTGGAAATACAACAGATAAGacttgattttttaaattttgag gTTCTTCCACCTACGGCCGGAAATTGTGAGCAAGACCAATTCATAGTTACGGGACAAAACGTTAATAATGTTATACCAATATTATGCGGCATTAATACAGGACAACATG TTTATATTGAAGTTGGCAATATAAAGGGTCCAGTGAGTCTGTCTTTTCAAACCGTTACAGCAGAAAGTCGGCTGTTTTCTGTAAAG gTGACCCAAATAACAACGAATCATGATTTATCAGCACCTGCTGGATGTCTTCAATATTTTAGAGGAAATCAAGGTCATTTGGAATCATTTAACTATCGGGACCGATATGAAATTGCGGTTGGAAACACGCCTAGTTATTTG AATAATCTTAATTACGCCATGTGCATAGAGCGACAACCAGATGCATGCAGCGTAACATATACCAACGTTGGaaaaatgcaaattttaaattatgacaCTG ATGGATTACCAATCATTCCTCCCAGACAAGCTGGTgtcgaaatatttaattgtccATCGGATTGGTTACTTATATCAGCCGTGAGGTTGTGTGGAGAGCGACTCAATGATGGTTCCGTACTTCAGGATTTCTCTTTAGATGCTCCTGTGACAG ATGATGGAGTGGGCCCAATCGTCGTATGGTTTAGATCTGACAGTGTTTACGCAGGCCGGGGTTTCAAACTGCAATTCCAACAAAATTCTTGCTCAATTCCTTCATAA
- the LOC123696857 gene encoding cuticle protein 76-like isoform X1: MIAKVLLFVCLAATVKAGGLLAPAVYGAPAYSYGAWNPYSSYPAQPAISSQHSNILRSPFNLGQISTYSKAIDTPFSSVRKADIRVSNPGLAVAPAYHSYAAPIVSHVAAPVATARVAGGLLGVAYSAAPAVSHMTYTNGLGLAYAW; this comes from the exons ATGATTGCAAAG gtacttttatttgtttgtttggcgGCAACCGTCAAGGCTGGAGGGCTTCTTGCTCCCGCGGTTTATGGAGCACCTGCATACTCCTATGGAGCATGGAACCCTTATAGCTCATATCCCGCTCAGCCAGCCATTTCTTCACAACATTCGAACATATTGAGATCGCCTTTTAATTTGGGACAG aTCTCCACATATAGCAAAGCGATCGATACTCCATTTTCAAGTGTGCGCAAAGCAGACATTCGTGTGAGCAACCCTGGCTTGGCCGTAGCACCTGCATACCACAGTTATGCTGCACCTATAGTATCGCATGTTGCTGCTCCTGTGGCTACAGCTAGA GTAGCTGGAGGTTTATTAGGTGTTGCCTACTCAGCAGCCCCTGCTGTGTCCCACATGACGTACACGAACGGTCTTGGCCTAGCTTACGCTTGGTAA
- the LOC123696857 gene encoding cuticle protein 76-like isoform X2 — protein sequence MIAKVLLFVCLAATVKAGGLLAPAVYGAPAYSYGAWNPYSSYPAQPAISSQHSNILRSPFNLGQISTYSKAIDTPFSSVRKADIRVSNPGLAVAPAYHSYAAPIVSHVAAPVATARVTGGLLGVAYSAAPAVSHMTYTNGLGLAYAW from the exons ATGATTGCAAAG gtacttttatttgtttgtttggcgGCAACCGTCAAGGCTGGAGGGCTTCTTGCTCCCGCGGTTTATGGAGCACCTGCATACTCCTATGGAGCATGGAACCCTTATAGCTCATATCCCGCTCAGCCAGCCATTTCTTCACAACATTCGAACATATTGAGATCGCCTTTTAATTTGGGACAG aTCTCCACATATAGCAAAGCGATCGATACTCCATTTTCAAGTGTGCGCAAAGCAGACATTCGTGTGAGCAACCCTGGCTTGGCCGTAGCACCTGCATACCACAGTTATGCTGCACCTATAGTATCGCATGTTGCTGCTCCTGTGGCTACAGCTAGAGTAA CTGGAGGTTTATTAGGTGTTGCCTACTCAGCAGCCCCTGCTGTGTCCCACATGACGTACACGAACGGTCTTGGCCTAGCTTACGCTTGGTAA
- the LOC123696828 gene encoding DCN1-like protein 5 isoform X1, with protein MVIIDLSRGHFFVKLSPQIRKIGDENPFKFPNFLTNLPPIGGRAMPRCSKRTRGAAADLLPGTTALEDHHHHKRSRNTSSRRHSKSEDTSFSAKKCLAWFKEYTTVSEPDVLGPEGMEKFCQDLGVDPENVVMLVIAYKMGAKQMGYFTQEEWLKGLTELQCDSVHKLQSKLEYLRSLLNDPYMFKAIYRYSYDFARDKDQRSLDTGTARALLGVLLPRWPLRIPLSNFLGNERRYRVVNRDQWCNILEFSRTVDTQLTAYDADGAWPVMLDEFVEWLRAERGDSAMHAS; from the exons atg gttATTATCGACCTGTCAAGAGGACATTTTTTCGTCAAGCTGTCTCCGCAAATTCGCAAAATAGGAGACGAAAATCCGTTCAAGTTCCCTAATTTCTTGACAAATCTACCACCGATT GGTGGTAGAGCAATGCCACGATGCAGCAAACGCACGCGTGGTGCAGCAGCAGACCTGCTGCCCGGCACCACAGCTCTTGAAGACCACCACCATCACAAGAGATCAAGAAATACTAG ttCGAGAAGACATTCCAAATCAGAAGACACAAGTTTTAGTGCAAAGAAATGTTTAGCATGGTTTAAAGAATACACAACGGTTTCAGAGCCAGATGTTTTAG GTCCAGAAGGTATGGAAAAATTTTGTCAAGACTTAGGAGTAGATCCAGAAAATGTAGTAATGCTGGTCATTGCCTATAAAATGGGGGCTAAACAAATGGGATATTTTACACAAGAAGAATGGTTAAAAG GTTTAACGGAGCTACAATGTGACAGTGTACACAAATTGCAGTCTAAATTAGAATACCTGCGCAGTTTACTCAATGATCCATATATGTTTAAGGctatttatagatattcaTATGATTTTGCTAGG GATAAAGATCAGCGCTCACTAGATACAGGAACGGCGAGAGCGTTGCTCGGTGTACTCCTCCCTCGCTGGCCACTCAGAATACCACTGTCGAACTTTCTAGGCAACGAGCGACGTTACCGCGTCGTGAATAGAGACCAATGGTGTAATATACTGGAGTTCAGCCGCACTGTTGACACGCAACTCACGGCGTATGACGCGGACGGAGCTT GGCCAGTAATGTTGGATGAATTTGTGGAATGGCTAAGAGCAGAGCGCGGAGATTCAGCCATGCATGCCAGCTGA
- the LOC123696828 gene encoding DCN1-like protein 5 isoform X2: MPRCSKRTRGAAADLLPGTTALEDHHHHKRSRNTSSRRHSKSEDTSFSAKKCLAWFKEYTTVSEPDVLGPEGMEKFCQDLGVDPENVVMLVIAYKMGAKQMGYFTQEEWLKGLTELQCDSVHKLQSKLEYLRSLLNDPYMFKAIYRYSYDFARDKDQRSLDTGTARALLGVLLPRWPLRIPLSNFLGNERRYRVVNRDQWCNILEFSRTVDTQLTAYDADGAWPVMLDEFVEWLRAERGDSAMHAS, encoded by the exons ATGCCACGATGCAGCAAACGCACGCGTGGTGCAGCAGCAGACCTGCTGCCCGGCACCACAGCTCTTGAAGACCACCACCATCACAAGAGATCAAGAAATACTAG ttCGAGAAGACATTCCAAATCAGAAGACACAAGTTTTAGTGCAAAGAAATGTTTAGCATGGTTTAAAGAATACACAACGGTTTCAGAGCCAGATGTTTTAG GTCCAGAAGGTATGGAAAAATTTTGTCAAGACTTAGGAGTAGATCCAGAAAATGTAGTAATGCTGGTCATTGCCTATAAAATGGGGGCTAAACAAATGGGATATTTTACACAAGAAGAATGGTTAAAAG GTTTAACGGAGCTACAATGTGACAGTGTACACAAATTGCAGTCTAAATTAGAATACCTGCGCAGTTTACTCAATGATCCATATATGTTTAAGGctatttatagatattcaTATGATTTTGCTAGG GATAAAGATCAGCGCTCACTAGATACAGGAACGGCGAGAGCGTTGCTCGGTGTACTCCTCCCTCGCTGGCCACTCAGAATACCACTGTCGAACTTTCTAGGCAACGAGCGACGTTACCGCGTCGTGAATAGAGACCAATGGTGTAATATACTGGAGTTCAGCCGCACTGTTGACACGCAACTCACGGCGTATGACGCGGACGGAGCTT GGCCAGTAATGTTGGATGAATTTGTGGAATGGCTAAGAGCAGAGCGCGGAGATTCAGCCATGCATGCCAGCTGA